The Cronobacter sakazakii genome has a window encoding:
- a CDS encoding protein NinF, whose protein sequence is MLNPTQTQTYEQQSIARALCAGCSKQLEPDEVYACGECINEWLVYRDPNHFVAEDEDE, encoded by the coding sequence ATGCTTAACCCCACCCAAACCCAAACCTACGAGCAGCAGAGCATAGCCAGAGCTCTCTGCGCAGGATGCAGCAAGCAACTGGAGCCTGATGAGGTATATGCCTGCGGCGAGTGCATCAACGAATGGCTTGTGTATCGAGACCCCAATCATTTTGTGGCGGAGGATGAAGATGAGTGA
- a CDS encoding DNA cytosine methyltransferase, with the protein MPAYYNEIDPYAAQWLRNLISAGHIAPGEVDERSIEDVTPDDLRGFTQCHFFAGIGVWSHSLRLAEWPDDKPVWTGSCPCQPFSAAGKGDGFADERHLWPAFFHLISQCKPQHVFGEQVAAGNANAWFDLVQSDLEGMDYAFGLTPFTSASIGAPHIRERAFWVANSNSSLCDRRWSDRQTRWPEHPDCGYVGWLADASSERRDRLDPLLQREESGRIAESLPETTGLGSSCGLANSPSEQHNQRNNSADERRWSRNPEQNRMGGESVRALEVNGFWRDADWLLCRDGKWRPVEPGTFPLVDGAAARMGRVQPALARMASRNRTGRLKGYGNAINAQAAKTFIEAYMECTNA; encoded by the coding sequence ATGCCAGCTTATTACAACGAAATTGATCCGTATGCAGCTCAGTGGCTGCGCAATCTGATATCCGCCGGCCATATAGCGCCAGGCGAAGTTGACGAAAGGAGCATTGAAGATGTCACACCTGACGACCTGCGAGGATTCACGCAGTGCCATTTCTTCGCCGGTATCGGCGTCTGGTCTCATTCCCTCCGCCTCGCAGAATGGCCTGACGATAAGCCAGTATGGACAGGATCCTGCCCGTGCCAGCCTTTCAGCGCGGCAGGCAAAGGCGATGGGTTTGCTGACGAGCGGCACCTTTGGCCCGCATTCTTCCACCTCATTAGCCAGTGCAAACCTCAGCATGTCTTTGGCGAACAGGTTGCAGCAGGTAACGCAAACGCATGGTTCGACCTTGTTCAATCAGACCTGGAAGGAATGGACTACGCCTTTGGGCTTACGCCGTTTACGTCAGCGAGCATCGGTGCGCCGCACATCAGAGAGCGCGCTTTCTGGGTGGCCAACTCCAACAGCAGCCTCTGTGACAGGCGCTGGAGCGACCGGCAGACAAGGTGGCCTGAACATCCAGACTGCGGTTACGTTGGCTGGCTGGCAGACGCCAGTAGCGAACGACGCGACCGGCTCGACCCATTGCTACAGCGGGAAGAATCAGGACGGATCGCCGAAAGTCTGCCTGAAACTACCGGACTCGGTTCTTCTTGCGGGTTGGCCAACTCCCCAAGTGAGCAACATAACCAACGCAACAACAGTGCAGATGAGCGGAGATGGTCGAGAAACCCCGAACAAAATCGGATGGGCGGCGAGTCTGTGCGGGCCCTTGAGGTTAACGGTTTTTGGCGAGATGCGGACTGGCTCTTATGTCGAGATGGCAAATGGCGTCCAGTTGAACCCGGCACATTCCCGCTGGTTGATGGGGCTGCCGCACGAATGGGACGAGTGCAGCCCGCACTGGCAAGAATGGCAAGTCGCAACCGCACCGGAAGATTGAAAGGCTACGGAAATGCCATAAATGCTCAGGCGGCGAAAACTTTCATTGAAGCATATATGGAGTGCACAAATGCTTAA
- a CDS encoding recombination protein NinG has product MAKSPRRRCKNEECREWFHPAFANQWWCGPECGAKIALERRSRERDKALKAAEKKRRREEQQQKDRLKIRKLALKPLSYFHKLTQQAFNEYIRTRDAGSPCISCGRLTGAKMNAGHFRTVAASPETRYDETNCHIQCEHCNSYLSGNIGAYRPRLIEKIGNEAYEKLMGPHEKKKWTREDLQELARHYRQKTKALRESREEAA; this is encoded by the coding sequence ATGGCTAAATCACCTCGCCGACGCTGTAAAAACGAAGAGTGCAGAGAATGGTTTCACCCGGCATTCGCTAATCAGTGGTGGTGTGGCCCTGAATGCGGCGCAAAGATAGCGCTGGAGCGACGAAGCAGGGAGCGCGACAAAGCACTCAAAGCAGCAGAGAAGAAGCGACGAAGAGAAGAACAGCAGCAGAAAGACAGACTCAAGATTCGAAAGCTCGCCTTAAAGCCCCTCAGCTACTTCCACAAACTCACTCAGCAGGCATTTAACGAATACATCCGCACAAGAGATGCAGGTAGTCCATGCATAAGCTGCGGCAGGCTTACGGGCGCAAAAATGAACGCAGGCCATTTCAGGACGGTCGCGGCTTCTCCGGAAACCCGGTACGACGAAACCAACTGTCACATCCAATGCGAACACTGTAATTCGTACCTGTCGGGGAATATCGGAGCATACCGCCCGAGGCTCATCGAAAAAATAGGGAATGAAGCCTATGAAAAATTGATGGGTCCGCACGAGAAAAAGAAGTGGACGCGTGAGGATTTGCAGGAGCTGGCGAGGCACTACAGACAGAAAACCAAAGCACTGCGTGAGAGCAGGGAGGAGGCCGCATGA
- a CDS encoding helix-turn-helix transcriptional regulator, translating into MSNLKMYREKVRISQAALAEIIGCTQGAIGHWEAGRRQPDLKTCRHLVKTLNKLGAKVKLDDVFPPERSAA; encoded by the coding sequence ATGAGCAATTTAAAAATGTACCGGGAGAAGGTTCGAATCTCCCAAGCAGCTCTGGCCGAGATTATAGGGTGTACTCAAGGTGCCATTGGTCACTGGGAAGCAGGACGTCGCCAACCGGACCTGAAAACATGCCGACACCTAGTTAAGACGCTTAATAAGCTCGGTGCAAAAGTGAAATTAGACGACGTGTTCCCTCCGGAACGGTCAGCCGCCTAA
- a CDS encoding DUF5444 family protein — translation MTIVPVNGTILVQQGNREFNKLYEAAFPDTDDGRHLAYEWAWEIAMGWNDIQDDDWNKKHAA, via the coding sequence ATGACTATTGTCCCTGTTAACGGAACCATTCTGGTTCAACAAGGTAATCGCGAGTTCAACAAGCTCTATGAAGCTGCATTCCCGGACACGGATGACGGACGGCACTTAGCCTATGAATGGGCGTGGGAAATCGCGATGGGATGGAATGATATTCAGGACGACGACTGGAACAAAAAACATGCTGCATGA
- a CDS encoding CII family transcriptional regulator: MENASYSKPSQRDIDRAETDLLINLSTVTQRGLAKMVGCHESKISRTDWRFIASVLCAFGMDSDISPISRAFRHALEGITKEKAPKNGEFLEA; this comes from the coding sequence ATGGAAAACGCAAGTTATAGCAAGCCATCCCAGCGCGACATCGACCGCGCAGAGACAGACTTACTCATCAATCTCTCTACGGTCACACAGCGTGGACTGGCGAAGATGGTGGGGTGTCATGAATCGAAGATAAGCCGGACAGACTGGCGCTTCATAGCATCAGTTCTGTGCGCGTTTGGGATGGATTCAGATATCAGTCCGATCAGTCGTGCATTCAGGCATGCACTGGAAGGAATTACCAAAGAAAAAGCCCCTAAGAACGGTGAATTCTTAGAGGCTTAA
- a CDS encoding ERF family protein: MTEKLVYQAISAVAKEMAATGISKDRTNTQQNFKFRGIDQVYNALAPALVNHGLLILPRITERTVTERTTPKGTVLFYVVVKAEFDFVSTKDGSVHTVVTYGEAMDSGDKATNKAMSIAYKYAAFQAFCIPTEETAIDADAEVHHIHPADADTILAEFTQYAGTENDAKKLQEQYASTWTRLNGFPEHQTKCKDVTGIRIKELKQAA, from the coding sequence ATGACAGAGAAGCTTGTTTATCAGGCAATCAGCGCTGTAGCCAAGGAAATGGCGGCAACGGGCATCAGCAAGGACAGGACGAACACCCAGCAAAACTTCAAGTTTCGCGGCATCGATCAGGTCTATAACGCACTGGCTCCGGCGCTGGTTAATCACGGACTCCTCATCCTCCCCCGCATCACTGAGCGCACCGTAACCGAGCGCACGACTCCAAAAGGCACTGTCCTGTTCTATGTGGTGGTTAAAGCAGAGTTCGATTTTGTGAGCACAAAGGACGGCAGCGTTCACACGGTAGTCACCTACGGCGAAGCGATGGATAGCGGAGACAAGGCCACGAACAAGGCCATGTCGATTGCCTACAAATACGCAGCGTTTCAGGCGTTCTGCATTCCGACAGAAGAGACGGCGATTGATGCTGACGCGGAGGTTCACCACATCCATCCTGCTGATGCTGACACCATTCTGGCTGAGTTCACCCAGTATGCAGGCACCGAGAACGACGCGAAGAAATTGCAGGAGCAATACGCATCAACATGGACGCGCCTTAACGGCTTCCCTGAACACCAGACTAAGTGCAAAGACGTAACCGGCATCCGAATCAAAGAACTGAAACAGGCGGCATAA
- a CDS encoding HNH endonuclease, which produces MASKGVIELYASGMSIPQISSTTGLPQSTVRHHCKKAGILRSRGDGIRRAAEDGRLGQNKGKTRIFSEEWKRNISAGKLKHADEHARGYRINSSGYKEFTRGEHKGRSEHVVVMESIIGRRIKRNEHVHHKDRNKLNNHPSNLQLLTISEHSALHRKEDAEAGVIRRRNKDGTWS; this is translated from the coding sequence ATGGCGAGCAAAGGCGTAATAGAGCTTTACGCTTCTGGCATGAGCATTCCGCAGATTTCATCAACCACCGGCTTACCGCAATCCACAGTAAGACATCACTGCAAGAAAGCAGGCATTTTACGCAGCCGAGGTGATGGAATTCGTAGGGCGGCCGAAGATGGAAGGCTTGGGCAAAACAAAGGGAAGACGCGCATTTTCAGTGAAGAGTGGAAGCGCAACATCAGTGCAGGGAAGCTCAAGCATGCAGATGAACATGCCAGAGGCTACAGAATAAACAGCTCCGGTTACAAGGAGTTTACCAGAGGTGAGCACAAGGGGCGCTCAGAGCACGTAGTTGTCATGGAATCAATAATCGGGCGTCGAATAAAGCGCAACGAACACGTCCACCATAAAGACCGCAACAAGCTGAATAATCACCCTTCAAACCTTCAATTACTAACAATATCTGAGCACTCAGCACTTCATCGGAAAGAGGATGCCGAGGCCGGAGTTATTCGCAGGAGAAATAAAGATGGGACATGGAGTTAA
- a CDS encoding replication protein, with translation MSNLATVTQLRPVERPAERRVAEIEDGYTRLANALYDELIGADLTKNQSKVAHAICRKTYGFGKKMDRISDSQLAQLTRLPRQKVNKAKNELIAMKVIKRDGHLIGPNKEISEWQIEGCHYSGDNVTALVTNTVTKTVTALSPKQSHTKETITKEKKETTPLPPEGGDGQDSKPEKRKANRIDYQEFLLAYNEEVGELLPHAVALNDSRKRRLKKLIPQLKTPNAEGWRAYVRAFVHQAKPFYFGENDSGWSADIDYLLRDSTLTGVREGKFAGKEMA, from the coding sequence ATGAGTAATCTCGCAACAGTAACTCAGTTAAGGCCTGTAGAGCGGCCTGCGGAGCGTCGCGTGGCAGAAATTGAAGATGGATATACCCGTCTTGCAAATGCCCTGTATGACGAGCTTATCGGCGCAGATTTAACGAAGAACCAGAGCAAGGTTGCTCATGCCATTTGTCGAAAAACATACGGCTTTGGTAAGAAAATGGACCGCATCTCCGACAGCCAATTAGCTCAACTTACCCGGCTGCCAAGACAGAAAGTCAACAAGGCCAAGAATGAGCTGATCGCAATGAAAGTTATCAAGCGTGACGGGCACTTAATCGGTCCGAACAAGGAAATCAGTGAGTGGCAAATCGAAGGGTGTCACTACTCTGGTGATAATGTCACTGCATTGGTGACAAATACTGTCACCAAAACGGTGACAGCGCTGTCACCAAAACAGAGTCACACAAAAGAAACTATTACAAAAGAAAAGAAAGAAACTACCCCCTTACCCCCTGAAGGGGGAGACGGGCAGGACTCTAAACCTGAAAAGCGAAAAGCAAATCGCATCGACTACCAGGAATTCCTGCTGGCCTACAACGAAGAAGTCGGCGAGTTGCTACCCCACGCGGTGGCGCTGAATGATTCCCGCAAGCGCCGCCTGAAGAAATTAATCCCGCAACTGAAGACCCCGAATGCAGAAGGCTGGCGCGCTTACGTGCGGGCTTTCGTGCATCAGGCCAAGCCTTTTTACTTCGGTGAGAATGACTCTGGATGGTCGGCAGATATCGATTACCTGCTGCGAGACTCCACCCTGACAGGCGTTCGCGAAGGCAAGTTTGCAGGCAAGGAGATGGCATGA
- a CDS encoding protease FtsH-inhibitory lysogeny factor CIII, whose amino-acid sequence MILAIAGGARMGAFQLHESLLDRITRKLRTGWKKLADILSQPGVPNHDYCPC is encoded by the coding sequence ATGATTCTAGCAATCGCGGGAGGCGCTCGCATGGGTGCTTTCCAGCTACACGAATCCCTACTCGATCGCATCACACGCAAGTTACGCACTGGCTGGAAAAAGCTGGCCGACATCCTCTCTCAACCCGGAGTGCCTAACCATGACTATTGTCCCTGTTAA
- a CDS encoding recombination protein NinB, whose amino-acid sequence MRKQTFEIRTPLVQQNAIRTIQQLYPDPERPLIVTIQEKTRSIEQNKRLWATLRDVSEQVVWHGMKLDSEDWKHIFTAALKGQRSAPGIKGGFVVLGQSTSKMRVSEFSELLELIYAFGAERGVSWSEDAREAIEWAKRTGRKVAA is encoded by the coding sequence ATGAGAAAACAAACTTTTGAAATTCGCACACCGCTAGTCCAGCAAAACGCAATCCGCACCATCCAGCAGCTTTACCCCGACCCGGAAAGACCTCTCATCGTAACCATTCAGGAAAAGACGCGCTCAATAGAGCAGAACAAGCGTCTTTGGGCGACCCTGCGCGATGTGTCTGAGCAGGTCGTCTGGCATGGCATGAAGCTGGATAGCGAAGACTGGAAGCACATCTTCACGGCGGCGCTTAAAGGCCAACGCTCAGCGCCGGGGATTAAAGGCGGTTTTGTCGTGCTCGGCCAGTCGACCTCAAAGATGCGCGTAAGCGAATTCAGCGAGCTTCTGGAGCTGATTTACGCATTCGGTGCAGAGAGAGGCGTCAGTTGGAGTGAAGACGCTCGGGAAGCGATTGAGTGGGCTAAGCGAACAGGAAGGAAGGTGGCAGCATGA
- a CDS encoding lysozyme produces the protein MQIPAKLRTALVAAAAGGASFIAGVLIQDQEGVKYKPYLDPVGIPTVCAGITGPDVKMGKVYTKQECDDLLNKHMQPVIKAVDASVKVPISAYQRAALYSFTYNVGVSAFRSSTLLKKLNNGDRKGACDELRKWTWAGGKQWKGLQTRREIERSMCLAESENDL, from the coding sequence ATGCAGATACCAGCGAAACTACGTACTGCACTGGTTGCAGCTGCGGCGGGAGGGGCGTCATTTATCGCGGGCGTCCTGATACAGGACCAGGAAGGCGTTAAGTACAAGCCTTACCTCGACCCTGTTGGTATTCCTACTGTGTGTGCAGGCATTACCGGCCCTGATGTGAAGATGGGCAAGGTCTACACAAAGCAGGAATGCGATGACCTCCTTAACAAGCACATGCAACCGGTTATCAAAGCCGTGGATGCCTCAGTTAAGGTTCCCATTTCTGCATACCAGCGTGCCGCGCTCTACTCATTCACCTACAACGTAGGGGTAAGCGCCTTCCGCTCATCGACGTTGCTTAAAAAGCTCAACAATGGCGACAGAAAAGGAGCCTGCGACGAGCTGCGAAAATGGACATGGGCGGGCGGCAAGCAGTGGAAAGGATTGCAAACTCGAAGGGAGATAGAGCGCTCCATGTGCCTGGCGGAAAGCGAAAATGACCTTTAA
- a CDS encoding pentapeptide repeat-containing protein has product MNSAELSKILDEHKVWVTSFGENGSKADLSGADLSGANLSGADLSCANLYGANLYGANLYGADLYGANLYGANLRGADLYGANLRGADLSCANLYGANLYGANLRGANLPDLTYVIIGEKYFISITNGEYVRVGCQNHTAEEWRKYSKHEIAEMDGRKALKFYPRLLDIIDFYLGKGERPGWLTIKEYADEVAE; this is encoded by the coding sequence ATGAACTCTGCTGAATTATCAAAAATTCTGGATGAGCACAAAGTGTGGGTGACTTCGTTTGGTGAAAACGGATCTAAAGCCGACCTGAGCGGTGCCGACCTGAGCGGTGCCAACCTGAGCGGTGCCGACCTGAGCTGTGCCAACCTGTACGGTGCCAACCTGTACGGTGCCAACCTGTACGGTGCCGACCTGTACGGTGCCAACCTGTACGGTGCCAACCTGCGCGGTGCCGACCTGTACGGTGCCAACCTGCGCGGTGCCGACCTGAGCTGTGCCAACCTGTACGGTGCCAACCTGTACGGTGCCAACCTGCGCGGTGCCAACCTGCCTGATCTCACATACGTAATCATAGGTGAGAAATACTTCATCAGCATCACGAACGGTGAATATGTGCGAGTTGGGTGCCAGAACCACACCGCAGAGGAATGGCGTAAATACAGCAAGCATGAAATTGCTGAAATGGATGGTCGTAAGGCCCTGAAGTTTTACCCACGCTTGCTGGATATTATTGATTTCTATCTTGGCAAGGGTGAAAGACCAGGCTGGTTAACCATCAAAGAATACGCAGATGAGGTCGCAGAATAA
- a CDS encoding NinE family protein produces the protein MRRQRRSITDIVCENCKFMVRPRRKKKPELPPSQIPTYAYTAHLADVRWLRQRARRKNDQ, from the coding sequence ATGAGGCGACAGCGACGAAGTATTACCGACATAGTCTGCGAAAACTGCAAGTTTATGGTCCGACCCCGCCGCAAGAAGAAACCTGAATTACCTCCCTCACAAATCCCAACATACGCGTATACGGCCCACCTGGCTGATGTCCGGTGGTTGCGTCAACGCGCCAGGAGGAAGAATGACCAATGA
- a CDS encoding replicative DNA helicase, with protein MRQDIEASVIGGLMIGGLTPMASEVLATLEPESFTIPLYQKAFRVIQKQARNRNLIDMLMVAEECGDEHFGDIIETAKSCPSAANLKGYAGMVADNHHRRLVLQLMDEMRGPIQNGTIDASGQAMDELVKRLSAIRKPRDEVRPVHLADVINEYADVLEKRQRNGEESDTLKTGIYELDAITGGMNAQDLVIIAARPGCGKTELALKIAEGVASHAMPGGERRGVLIFSMEMSNLQIAERSIAGAGMLPVNALRNPARLDDEGWARISNGISALIGLDVWLVDASSLTIEQIRSIAERHKQEHPNLSLILADYLGLIKKPKAERNDLAIAHISGSLKAMAKDLRTPVICLSQLSRDVEKRPNKRPNNSDLRDSGSIEQDADSIIMLYREAVYDENSPAAPFAEIIVTKNRFGSLGTVYQRFVHGHFTPCDQDEARQKCTQAAAPKQKGQRYALPDV; from the coding sequence ATGAGACAGGATATCGAGGCGAGCGTGATTGGCGGCCTGATGATTGGCGGATTGACGCCGATGGCGAGCGAGGTTCTTGCGACGCTTGAGCCTGAGTCGTTCACCATCCCGCTCTACCAGAAAGCCTTTCGCGTTATCCAGAAGCAAGCCCGAAACCGGAACCTCATCGACATGCTCATGGTGGCGGAAGAGTGCGGCGACGAGCATTTCGGCGACATCATCGAGACTGCAAAGTCATGCCCCAGCGCGGCGAACCTGAAAGGGTACGCGGGCATGGTCGCGGACAACCATCACCGGCGGCTGGTTTTGCAGCTGATGGATGAGATGCGAGGCCCAATTCAGAACGGAACCATCGACGCATCCGGCCAGGCGATGGATGAGCTGGTAAAGCGGCTATCGGCTATCCGCAAGCCACGCGACGAAGTCCGGCCTGTTCATCTGGCAGATGTGATTAACGAGTACGCCGATGTGCTGGAAAAGCGCCAGCGCAACGGGGAAGAGTCGGACACGCTGAAGACCGGGATTTATGAGCTGGATGCGATCACCGGCGGCATGAACGCGCAGGACCTGGTAATTATCGCGGCTCGTCCGGGGTGCGGTAAAACAGAGCTGGCGTTGAAGATTGCCGAAGGCGTTGCAAGTCACGCAATGCCTGGCGGTGAGCGTCGCGGAGTTCTGATTTTCAGCATGGAGATGAGCAACCTCCAGATAGCAGAGCGAAGCATCGCCGGAGCCGGAATGTTGCCGGTAAACGCGCTGCGTAACCCCGCGCGACTCGACGATGAAGGCTGGGCCAGAATTTCTAACGGCATTTCAGCGCTCATTGGTCTGGATGTATGGCTGGTTGATGCATCAAGCCTGACCATCGAGCAGATCCGCTCTATCGCAGAGCGTCACAAGCAGGAGCACCCAAATCTTTCGCTGATTCTTGCCGATTACCTCGGCCTGATTAAGAAGCCAAAGGCAGAGCGTAATGACCTGGCGATCGCACACATATCGGGAAGCCTGAAGGCAATGGCAAAAGACCTGCGAACGCCGGTTATCTGCCTTAGCCAGCTTTCTCGTGATGTGGAAAAACGCCCCAACAAACGACCAAACAACTCTGACCTGCGCGACTCCGGCAGCATCGAACAGGACGCCGACTCAATCATCATGCTCTACCGCGAGGCGGTGTATGACGAGAACAGTCCGGCCGCGCCATTCGCAGAAATCATCGTCACAAAAAACCGCTTCGGCTCACTCGGCACCGTGTATCAGCGATTTGTTCATGGTCACTTCACACCTTGCGACCAGGACGAAGCCCGCCAGAAATGCACACAGGCCGCCGCGCCGAAACAGAAGGGCCAGCGTTACGCGCTGCCTGACGTCTAA
- a CDS encoding IS3 family transposase (programmed frameshift) produces the protein MKRRNFSPEFKRESAQLVVDQNYTVSDAAKAMDVGLSTMTKWVKQLREERQGKTPKASPITPEQIEIRELKKKLQRIEMENDIPKKGYRALDVRLPEQFSLIGKLRARYPVASLCHVFGVHRSSYKYWQNRPEKPDGMRAVLRSQVLELHNISHGSAGARSIATMATQRGYQMGRWLAGRLMKELGLVSCQQPTHRYKRGGHEHVAIPNHLERQFAVTEPNQVWCGDVTYIWTGKRWAYLAVVLDLFARKPVGWAMSFSPDSRLTMKALEMAWETRGKPMGLMFHSDQGSHYTSRQFRQLLWRYRIKQSMSRRGNCWDNSPMERFFRSLKNEWVPMTGYVSFSEAAHAITDYIVGYYSALRPHEYNCGLPPNESENRYWKNSNAVASFS, from the exons ATGAAACGAAGAAATTTTAGTCCTGAATTCAAACGCGAATCCGCTCAGCTGGTTGTCGATCAAAACTACACCGTCTCTGATGCCGCTAAGGCTATGGATGTCGGTCTTTCCACGATGACAAAATGGGTCAAGCAACTGCGTGAAGAGCGTCAGGGCAAAACACCAAAAGCCTCTCCGATAACACCAGAACAAATCGAAATACGTGAGCTGAAGAAAAAGCTACAACGTATTGAAATGGAAAACGATATTC CTAAAAAAGGCTACCGCGCTCTTGATGTCAGACTCCCTGAACAGTTCTCGTTAATCGGGAAACTCAGGGCGCGTTATCCAGTGGCCTCTCTCTGCCACGTGTTCGGGGTTCATCGCAGCAGCTACAAATACTGGCAAAACCGTCCTGAAAAACCAGACGGCATGCGGGCTGTATTACGAAGCCAGGTGCTGGAGCTGCATAACATCAGCCACGGTTCAGCCGGAGCAAGGAGCATCGCCACAATGGCAACCCAGAGAGGCTACCAGATGGGGCGCTGGCTCGCTGGCAGACTCATGAAAGAGCTGGGGCTGGTCAGTTGTCAGCAGCCGACTCACCGGTATAAGCGTGGGGGGCATGAGCACGTTGCTATCCCGAATCATCTTGAGCGACAGTTCGCCGTAACAGAGCCAAACCAGGTGTGGTGCGGTGATGTGACCTATATCTGGACAGGTAAACGCTGGGCGTACCTCGCCGTTGTCCTCGACCTATTCGCAAGAAAACCAGTGGGCTGGGCAATGTCGTTCTCGCCGGACAGCAGGCTCACCATGAAAGCGCTGGAAATGGCATGGGAAACTCGCGGTAAGCCCATGGGGTTAATGTTCCACAGCGATCAGGGCAGTCATTATACGAGCAGGCAGTTCCGGCAGTTACTGTGGCGATACCGAATCAAGCAGAGTATGAGCCGGCGCGGAAACTGCTGGGATAATAGCCCAATGGAGCGCTTCTTCAGGAGCCTGAAGAACGAATGGGTGCCGATGACGGGCTACGTAAGCTTCAGCGAAGCAGCTCACGCTATAACGGACTATATCGTTGGGTATTACAGCGCGCTCAGGCCGCATGAATATAACTGTGGGTTACCACCAAACGAATCGGAAAACCGATACTGGAAAAACTCTAACGCGGTGGCCAGTTTTAGTTGA
- a CDS encoding DUF2740 family protein, producing MSKTLSPDQDKLHKNIIRDRYLSSFKQPGRFRAEWERVKKLFRGKGHE from the coding sequence ATGTCAAAAACACTCAGTCCTGACCAGGACAAATTACACAAAAACATTATTCGTGATCGCTACCTGTCCAGTTTTAAGCAGCCTGGTCGATTCCGGGCTGAGTGGGAACGGGTGAAAAAATTATTCAGAGGTAAAGGTCATGAGTAA
- a CDS encoding LexA family protein: MKTTWNELAKTRMKELGVTQEDLAEALGKTQGGVGHWLRGMRNPSLQEIGSIFEYLGIYDVKFNSDGTFTIGDKPLDKPVKKQYEYPLFSSVQAGPFSEVGSYTASDAKAWVPTTTKASEKAFWLEVKGHSMTAPQGVRPSFPEGMLILVDPAEPVESGDFCVASANGDSEATFKKYEKDAGVSYLVPLNPAYRTLDCDHSCRIIGKVVKAQWPEETFG; encoded by the coding sequence ATGAAAACGACCTGGAATGAACTGGCTAAAACCAGAATGAAAGAGCTTGGTGTAACCCAAGAAGATCTCGCTGAGGCTTTAGGCAAAACTCAGGGTGGGGTTGGTCATTGGCTTAGAGGAATGCGGAACCCTTCCTTGCAGGAAATCGGTTCAATCTTTGAGTATTTGGGTATTTACGATGTGAAATTTAACTCTGATGGTACTTTCACTATTGGTGATAAGCCATTAGATAAACCAGTTAAAAAACAGTATGAGTACCCGTTATTTTCTTCAGTGCAGGCCGGGCCATTTTCGGAGGTGGGAAGCTACACAGCCAGCGATGCAAAGGCATGGGTACCAACGACCACAAAAGCCAGCGAAAAAGCTTTCTGGCTTGAGGTGAAAGGCCATTCTATGACTGCGCCACAGGGCGTAAGGCCGAGCTTTCCTGAGGGTATGCTAATACTCGTAGACCCGGCCGAACCGGTAGAGTCTGGGGATTTCTGCGTAGCTTCTGCAAATGGTGATTCAGAGGCAACGTTCAAGAAGTATGAGAAGGATGCAGGGGTTAGTTACCTGGTGCCTTTAAACCCGGCATACAGAACCCTGGATTGCGACCATAGCTGCCGCATCATAGGCAAGGTAGTTAAGGCGCAGTGGCCTGAAGAGACGTTTGGGTGA
- a CDS encoding DUF7740 domain-containing protein: protein MSEVSREVCEEYLDALVTVELAAKLAQKDGRKVNGAIRATVNALLPRLSDRKVSGIFTGLARQPFPDGALKMLRRQLDSMVGEPV from the coding sequence ATGAGCGAAGTAAGCAGAGAGGTCTGTGAGGAATATCTCGATGCGTTAGTGACGGTTGAGTTAGCAGCCAAGCTGGCGCAGAAAGACGGCCGCAAGGTTAACGGCGCTATCCGCGCAACGGTGAACGCCTTACTTCCACGACTCAGCGACCGAAAAGTCAGTGGAATATTTACCGGCCTAGCACGCCAGCCATTCCCGGACGGTGCGCTGAAGATGTTAAGGCGACAACTCGATTCAATGGTGGGAGAGCCAGTATGA